A genome region from Roseofilum capinflatum BLCC-M114 includes the following:
- a CDS encoding PIN domain-containing protein, producing MVRKDYLLDTNVVSAILRKNLTVKQKLVQLSVQKKRAYISGITYYEVKRGLIASNATRKLAEFERICRRIPILFWNDIAILEKAAEIHAYLKQRGMRLEDADIFIAAIAIIRELVLVSHDSDMLRVPELTVEDWLVTGE from the coding sequence ATGGTAAGAAAAGATTACCTGCTGGATACAAATGTGGTTTCAGCCATTCTGAGGAAAAATTTGACAGTAAAGCAGAAGCTAGTCCAGCTATCCGTACAAAAGAAAAGAGCCTATATCAGTGGCATAACTTACTACGAAGTCAAACGGGGTTTGATTGCGAGCAATGCTACCAGGAAACTAGCTGAGTTTGAGAGAATTTGCAGGCGAATTCCAATACTATTCTGGAACGATATCGCCATTCTGGAGAAGGCAGCAGAAATCCACGCTTATTTAAAACAAAGGGGGATGAGGCTGGAGGATGCGGATATTTTTATCGCGGCGATCGCCATAATTAGAGAATTAGTCTTGGTTTCTCATGACTCGGATATGCTGCGAGTTCCGGAACTGACGGTAGAAGATTGGCTGGTAACAGGGGAATAA
- a CDS encoding non-ribosomal peptide synthetase, with protein MAAASKGDRPLTSWNDTQADYPHDKCIHQLFEAQVERTPDSVAVVFEDEQLTYRELNQRANQLAGYLQGLGVGPEVLVGLCVERSLDMVVAMLGILKAGGAYVPMNPAEIGQRLAFICQDTQASVLLTQQSLLGALPQIEIEVVCLDGGWEQNSIDPKATPLSAVTAENLAYVIYTSGSTGKPKGVPIAHRNLSPLLHWGYEHLGLTQSDRCIQYLSYYFDWSVWEIFITLTSGASLFIPEEEEARNFTKTRDFIEQNQITVLHGTPTQFQNLITDARPLRTLKYACIGAEALSYALVERSHQLLPPDCRIFNMYGPTEATIITTVLEIDRLNIGNYQHLATVPIGFPVANARCYILNADGRTQSIDVPGELWISGDGVARGYINRPELTSEKFVLHSDSDGQPSDRLYKTGDLARYLPDGNIEYLGRIDDQVKIRGFRIELGEIEAVLSKHATVSQVVVVAREDIPNKKRLVAYVVSPLSDSSTTVEEEQVQQWGKLWDEAYKKPAEEWDSTLHIGGWNDSYTGKALPAIQVEEWVDCTVKRILALQPKRVLEIGCGTGMLLFRIAPHCDRYWGTDVSVEAIRYVEQQISGTRLAPAVTLRATPADDLEGIDAGFDTVVINSVISMFPSMDYLVRVLENVATLVEPGGAIFVGDVLSRPLLAAFHTSVQLARTPGSVSATELQHCIQNRIARENRLNIDPEFFIALKQHLPQISHVEIQLKRGHYQNELTRFRYDVVLHIGKPAPNPAEPPVYVNWGQDNLTVTDIRHQLQETSPARFKTLKRLLQTSSPEILVVTGVPNARIWQDLQAIERLASRECPETVGELRQQISPGGIEPEDWCQLESEVNYRINITWSSNNGKNSGKNCGEAYYDVVFVRNDRNIIPDSSIIAPPENELKPWSAYANQPYTGKKHHQLIPQLREFLQEKLPDYMVPSAFVVLDKLPLSPSGKVDRRALPAPDKSRPLLDVELVAPRTPTEEILAGIWAKILSLDEVGVLDNFFMLGGDSIQATQLISRVRDTFGIELSLHRLFESPTVAEFGELILGATRQQLAAIQPVSRAGDLPLSFAEQRLWFLDRLQEGSLTYNEQEALRLLGSLKVEALWDAVREIVRRHESLRTNYRAVDGSPVRVIRPELELKMPVVGDLQHLPPEKRLLEVQRLGQIEVGQPFDLANDPLLRVTLFQLAADDWVLLLTMHHIITDGWSTGVFCHELEALYGAYVQGKPSPLPPLLIQYADFAGWQRQPATAEILAPQLDYWKKQLAGVPPLLELPTDYPRPTVQTANGGKEFFELGVEFTERLKHLSQELGVTLFMTLFAAFSTLLYRYSGQEDIVVGTPIANRNRSEIEGLIGFFVNTLVLRSQLEGDLSFSELLQQVRQTCLDAYAHQDVPFEHLVEALQPERSLRYSPIFQVMFALQNAPMKPLELPEISFNWLQMESAKAKFDLTLSMEETEAGLIGYWEYNRDLFDAATIRRMMGHFQTLLEGILANPKARVGELPLLTEPERHQLLVEWNDTKVEYPQDKCIHQLFEEQVEQNPDAVAVVFEEERLTYHQLNCRANQLAHYLRSLGVEPEVLVGICVERSLSMIVGILGILKAGGAYVPIDPNSPAERSTFMLTDAGISILLTQEKLKSTIPSLPDVAICLDTDWHQIAQQATTNLTTSVTSNSLAYIIYTSGSTGQPKGVLIQHDNVVRLFATTESWFGFNNNDVWTLFHSYAFDFSVWEIWGALLYGGCLVVVPYWISRSPKDFYELLCLHKVTVLNQTPSAFRQLIQVEELSETQEPLNLRLVIFGGEALEIKSLEPWFDRHGDRSPQLINMYGITETTVHVTYRPLTISDLNRNSSPIGLPISDLQVYILDSHLQPVPIGIPGELHIGGAGLARGYLNRSELTAQKFIPNPFSDEPGSRLYKTGDKARYLPDGNIEFIGRIDNQVKIRGFRIELGEIEATLTQHPEISSAVVIVREDSPGDKRLVAYIVAKKEVASSDLRGFLKTKLPDYMIPSAFIFLEAIPLTPNGKCDREALRMQYRRALPAPDTEHREVNAIAPRTTTELQLVQIWSEVLNISTVGVQDNFFDLGGHSLLAVRLMARIEQQLGIHLPLTTLFTEPTIESQAHLLSSQSNVRSHAPLVPIQTQGDLPPFFCVHPVGGNVLCYAELARHLGNNQPFYGLQSLGLSGDKEPLTKIEEMAAIYIEALQQIQPQGPYYLGGWSMGGVVAWEMAQQLQVLGQKVELLTLIDSYAPSQNKQPIDDTFLINALLNDLSGMFGQEFSISAQEIQQLQPAEQLSSILTEAKRLNILPPEISLEQMGRLFEVFKANLKAIYDYQPQPYSGRVALFSASESKEDRGWNSWVTGALETYMIPGDHYGMMLPPHVRVLAQKLEAC; from the coding sequence ATGGCCGCAGCATCAAAAGGCGATCGCCCATTAACCTCCTGGAACGATACACAAGCAGACTATCCCCACGACAAGTGTATCCATCAGTTATTTGAAGCCCAAGTCGAGCGAACCCCCGACTCCGTGGCAGTTGTATTCGAGGATGAACAACTCACCTATCGGGAACTGAACCAACGGGCTAACCAATTGGCTGGGTACTTGCAAGGGTTGGGAGTTGGGCCAGAGGTCTTGGTCGGTCTTTGTGTAGAGCGTTCCTTGGACATGGTAGTAGCCATGTTAGGAATTCTCAAAGCTGGTGGCGCTTATGTGCCCATGAATCCTGCGGAAATTGGGCAACGTCTTGCTTTTATCTGCCAAGATACCCAGGCATCTGTTTTGTTAACTCAGCAGTCGCTCCTGGGCGCACTTCCTCAAATCGAGATCGAAGTGGTGTGCTTGGATGGAGGCTGGGAGCAAAACTCGATCGACCCCAAAGCTACACCATTATCTGCTGTCACTGCCGAGAATCTGGCCTACGTTATTTATACTTCTGGCTCCACTGGCAAGCCTAAAGGGGTTCCGATCGCTCATCGCAATTTGTCTCCACTCTTGCATTGGGGATACGAACATTTGGGATTAACTCAGAGCGATCGCTGCATTCAATACTTGTCTTATTACTTTGATTGGTCGGTTTGGGAAATATTTATTACTCTTACTTCGGGCGCTAGTCTGTTCATCCCTGAAGAAGAAGAGGCTCGAAATTTTACCAAGACAAGGGACTTCATCGAGCAAAATCAAATTACCGTTCTGCATGGCACGCCAACTCAATTTCAGAACTTAATCACCGACGCTCGGCCATTGAGAACCCTAAAATATGCCTGTATTGGTGCTGAAGCTTTAAGTTACGCTCTAGTCGAACGCTCTCACCAATTGCTTCCTCCAGATTGTCGGATTTTTAATATGTATGGTCCGACAGAAGCAACGATTATTACCACTGTCTTAGAAATAGACCGATTGAATATCGGCAACTATCAGCATTTAGCCACAGTTCCCATCGGTTTTCCCGTTGCCAACGCACGGTGTTACATCCTCAATGCTGACGGGAGAACCCAGTCCATTGACGTTCCAGGAGAATTGTGGATATCGGGAGACGGTGTAGCGCGAGGCTATATCAACAGACCCGAATTAACCTCCGAGAAGTTTGTGCTTCATTCCGACTCCGATGGGCAACCGAGCGATCGCCTTTACAAAACAGGTGACTTGGCTCGCTACTTACCAGATGGCAACATTGAGTACCTGGGTCGGATCGACGACCAAGTAAAAATTCGCGGCTTCCGCATAGAACTGGGGGAAATTGAAGCTGTACTGAGCAAACACGCCACCGTGAGCCAAGTCGTAGTAGTGGCGAGGGAAGATATCCCTAACAAAAAGCGCTTAGTAGCTTATGTCGTGTCTCCCTTGTCTGATTCATCAACAACTGTCGAAGAAGAGCAGGTTCAGCAATGGGGAAAACTCTGGGATGAAGCCTACAAAAAGCCAGCAGAGGAGTGGGATTCGACCCTTCACATTGGCGGTTGGAATGACAGCTATACAGGAAAGGCACTGCCTGCCATTCAAGTGGAAGAGTGGGTGGACTGTACGGTAAAACGGATTTTGGCTTTGCAGCCGAAGCGAGTGCTAGAAATCGGGTGCGGAACGGGTATGTTGCTGTTTCGCATCGCGCCCCACTGCGATCGTTATTGGGGTACGGATGTTTCTGTAGAAGCAATCCGTTATGTGGAACAGCAGATTAGTGGCACCAGATTAGCGCCAGCGGTGACGCTTCGCGCAACTCCAGCAGACGACTTGGAGGGGATAGATGCTGGCTTCGACACGGTAGTCATTAACTCGGTGATTTCTATGTTTCCCAGCATGGACTACCTGGTTCGCGTCTTGGAAAACGTTGCGACTTTAGTCGAGCCAGGAGGTGCTATTTTTGTGGGAGATGTGTTAAGCAGACCATTGCTGGCAGCATTCCATACGTCAGTACAATTGGCTCGAACTCCTGGCTCTGTATCTGCAACCGAACTGCAACACTGCATTCAGAACCGAATAGCCAGAGAAAACCGGCTGAACATTGACCCTGAGTTCTTCATTGCTCTGAAACAGCACTTGCCCCAAATTAGCCATGTAGAAATTCAACTCAAGCGCGGGCATTACCAAAACGAGTTGACTCGCTTCCGCTACGATGTGGTTCTCCATATTGGCAAACCAGCGCCAAATCCAGCAGAACCCCCCGTTTATGTAAACTGGGGACAAGATAATTTGACTGTGACAGACATTCGTCACCAACTACAAGAAACCTCCCCAGCCCGATTTAAAACGCTAAAGCGTTTACTACAAACGTCATCTCCAGAAATACTCGTTGTCACAGGCGTTCCGAACGCTAGAATTTGGCAAGATTTGCAGGCAATAGAACGATTAGCCAGTCGTGAATGTCCCGAAACCGTAGGGGAACTGCGGCAACAAATTTCTCCAGGGGGAATTGAACCGGAAGATTGGTGCCAATTGGAATCCGAAGTTAATTATCGAATTAATATTACTTGGTCTAGCAATAATGGCAAAAATTCCGGCAAAAACTGTGGAGAGGCTTACTATGATGTGGTATTTGTGCGTAACGATCGCAACATCATTCCAGACAGCAGCATTATTGCACCTCCAGAAAATGAACTCAAACCCTGGAGTGCTTATGCCAATCAGCCCTACACAGGAAAAAAACACCATCAACTCATCCCTCAGTTGCGCGAGTTTCTCCAAGAAAAACTGCCCGATTATATGGTGCCATCGGCGTTTGTTGTTCTCGACAAACTGCCCCTAAGTCCCAGTGGAAAAGTCGATCGCCGCGCCCTACCCGCCCCAGATAAATCTCGCCCGCTTCTGGATGTGGAATTGGTAGCCCCGCGAACTCCCACGGAAGAAATTCTCGCGGGAATTTGGGCAAAAATTTTGAGTCTCGACGAAGTGGGAGTATTAGATAACTTTTTTATGTTGGGGGGTGACTCGATTCAAGCCACTCAACTGATTTCGCGGGTACGGGATACTTTCGGCATAGAACTGTCCCTGCATCGATTATTTGAATCGCCGACAGTAGCAGAATTTGGCGAGCTTATCTTAGGAGCGACTCGCCAACAATTAGCTGCCATCCAACCGGTGTCGCGAGCTGGAGATTTGCCCTTATCTTTTGCAGAGCAACGCCTGTGGTTTTTAGACCGATTGCAGGAAGGCAGCCTTACCTATAACGAGCAAGAGGCTTTGCGTTTATTGGGTTCGCTGAAAGTAGAAGCGCTATGGGACGCAGTACGAGAAATAGTCCGCCGTCACGAGAGCTTGCGGACTAACTATCGAGCGGTGGATGGTTCCCCAGTTCGAGTAATTCGCCCCGAACTAGAGCTAAAAATGCCCGTTGTTGGCGATTTACAGCATTTGCCACCAGAGAAACGCCTCCTTGAAGTGCAGCGTTTGGGCCAGATAGAAGTTGGGCAACCCTTCGATTTAGCAAACGATCCTTTATTGCGAGTAACTCTATTCCAGTTAGCAGCCGATGACTGGGTGCTGTTGCTAACGATGCACCATATTATTACCGACGGCTGGTCAACGGGTGTATTTTGCCACGAGTTGGAAGCGCTGTATGGGGCTTATGTTCAAGGGAAACCCTCACCCTTACCGCCACTGCTCATTCAATATGCCGACTTTGCCGGTTGGCAGCGACAACCTGCTACGGCTGAAATCCTAGCCCCACAACTCGATTACTGGAAAAAACAGTTAGCCGGAGTACCTCCTTTATTAGAACTGCCCACGGACTATCCGCGTCCAACGGTGCAGACGGCGAACGGAGGCAAAGAGTTTTTTGAACTTGGGGTCGAATTTACGGAACGGTTAAAGCATCTGAGTCAAGAGTTGGGAGTGACTCTGTTTATGACTTTATTTGCTGCATTTAGCACCTTACTTTATCGCTATAGCGGTCAAGAAGATATTGTAGTTGGCACGCCCATTGCTAACCGCAACCGCAGCGAAATCGAAGGACTCATCGGCTTTTTTGTGAATACCCTGGTGTTGCGAAGTCAATTGGAAGGCGACTTGAGTTTCTCCGAACTATTGCAACAGGTGCGGCAAACTTGTTTGGATGCCTATGCCCATCAGGATGTGCCGTTTGAGCATTTGGTGGAGGCATTGCAACCGGAACGCAGCCTCAGATACTCGCCTATTTTCCAGGTCATGTTTGCCTTGCAAAATGCACCGATGAAACCTCTGGAGTTACCGGAGATTAGTTTTAATTGGTTGCAGATGGAAAGTGCCAAAGCCAAGTTCGATTTAACGTTGTCGATGGAAGAAACAGAAGCGGGATTAATTGGCTATTGGGAATATAATCGCGATTTGTTTGATGCGGCAACGATTCGTCGGATGATGGGGCATTTTCAGACTTTGCTAGAAGGAATTCTGGCTAATCCAAAAGCGCGAGTTGGCGAACTGCCGTTATTAACAGAACCGGAACGCCATCAATTATTAGTAGAGTGGAACGATACCAAAGTCGAATATCCCCAGGATAAGTGCATTCATCAGTTGTTTGAAGAACAGGTGGAACAGAATCCCGATGCTGTAGCCGTAGTTTTTGAGGAAGAACGGCTAACCTATCACCAGTTAAATTGTCGGGCGAATCAACTGGCACATTATTTACGCTCTTTAGGAGTCGAACCGGAAGTATTAGTGGGGATATGTGTAGAGCGATCGCTCTCTATGATAGTAGGAATCTTAGGGATTCTCAAAGCAGGTGGGGCTTATGTTCCGATCGATCCCAATTCTCCAGCAGAGCGCTCAACCTTCATGCTCACCGATGCTGGAATTTCAATTCTGCTGACACAAGAAAAACTCAAATCTACAATTCCTTCCCTGCCTGATGTGGCAATTTGTTTAGATACCGACTGGCATCAGATTGCACAGCAGGCTACAACCAATCTGACAACCTCCGTCACATCCAACTCTCTCGCCTACATCATCTATACTTCCGGTTCCACGGGACAACCGAAGGGCGTATTAATTCAACACGATAATGTAGTGCGCTTGTTTGCCACAACTGAGTCCTGGTTTGGCTTCAATAACAATGATGTTTGGACTCTATTTCATTCCTACGCTTTTGATTTTTCCGTGTGGGAAATATGGGGAGCATTGCTTTACGGAGGATGTTTGGTGGTCGTTCCTTATTGGATTTCGCGATCGCCCAAGGACTTTTATGAGTTGCTATGCCTTCATAAAGTCACGGTTCTCAATCAAACTCCCTCCGCTTTTCGGCAGTTAATTCAAGTCGAGGAGTTAAGCGAAACCCAAGAACCTCTGAACCTGCGTTTGGTAATTTTTGGGGGAGAAGCTTTGGAAATCAAGAGTCTAGAACCGTGGTTCGATCGACATGGCGATCGCTCTCCTCAACTGATTAATATGTATGGCATTACGGAAACGACAGTCCACGTCACCTATCGTCCATTAACGATCTCGGATCTAAACCGTAATAGTAGCCCAATCGGTTTGCCGATTTCCGATTTACAGGTTTATATCCTAGACAGCCATCTTCAACCAGTTCCCATTGGCATACCAGGAGAACTCCATATTGGCGGTGCGGGATTAGCGCGAGGCTATCTCAACCGTTCGGAATTAACTGCCCAAAAATTTATCCCCAACCCTTTTAGCGACGAACCGGGTTCGCGTCTCTACAAAACAGGAGATAAAGCCCGCTATCTCCCGGATGGCAACATCGAATTCATTGGACGCATTGACAACCAAGTGAAAATCCGAGGTTTCCGCATCGAACTTGGGGAAATCGAAGCTACGTTAACTCAACACCCAGAAATTAGCTCGGCTGTGGTTATTGTTCGCGAAGACTCTCCAGGGGACAAGCGTCTCGTTGCTTATATCGTTGCTAAAAAAGAAGTGGCATCCTCTGACTTGCGCGGTTTCCTGAAAACCAAGCTACCTGACTACATGATACCGAGTGCTTTTATCTTTTTAGAGGCAATTCCTCTCACTCCCAATGGAAAATGCGATCGCGAAGCGTTGCGGATGCAATATCGCCGCGCCCTCCCTGCACCGGATACAGAACATCGAGAAGTAAATGCGATCGCCCCCCGCACCACCACCGAACTGCAACTGGTACAAATTTGGTCGGAAGTTCTTAATATTTCCACCGTTGGAGTGCAAGACAACTTCTTTGACTTAGGAGGTCATTCCCTATTAGCGGTACGCTTGATGGCTCGCATCGAACAGCAGTTGGGCATTCATCTACCTTTGACAACGCTATTTACCGAACCGACGATCGAAAGCCAAGCCCATTTGCTTTCTTCCCAAAGCAATGTTCGCTCCCATGCTCCCTTAGTTCCCATTCAAACCCAAGGAGACTTACCCCCATTTTTCTGCGTGCATCCTGTTGGCGGTAATGTTCTCTGTTATGCCGAGTTAGCGCGACATCTGGGCAACAACCAACCCTTTTACGGCTTGCAGTCTCTAGGGTTATCTGGCGACAAGGAACCATTAACAAAAATAGAGGAGATGGCGGCGATTTATATAGAAGCCTTACAACAAATTCAACCCCAAGGCCCTTATTATTTAGGCGGTTGGTCGATGGGCGGTGTTGTGGCTTGGGAAATGGCACAGCAGTTGCAAGTCTTGGGGCAAAAAGTTGAGCTATTGACGTTAATTGATAGCTATGCACCCAGCCAGAATAAACAACCCATCGATGATACTTTTTTGATTAATGCTCTACTCAACGATCTGAGCGGGATGTTTGGTCAAGAGTTCTCGATTTCCGCTCAGGAAATCCAGCAACTTCAACCAGCAGAACAATTAAGTTCCATCCTGACTGAAGCCAAGCGCCTGAATATTTTGCCCCCAGAAATATCCCTGGAACAGATGGGTCGATTGTTTGAGGTTTTCAAAGCTAACCTGAAGGCAATATACGATTATCAACCTCAGCCTTATTCGGGTCGAGTGGCTCTGTTTTCTGCCAGTGAGTCAAAAGAAGACCGAGGGTGGAATAGTTGGGTAACAGGAGCATTAGAAACTTATATGATTCCTGGCGACCATTATGGCATGATGCTGCCCCCCCATGTCCGGGTTCTGGCCCAAAAGCTGGAAGCTTGCTAG
- a CDS encoding circadian clock KaiB family protein, whose protein sequence is MVVYEPLKAIALFTPGGDIVYCIDPSKQSRWHIDLCAKLQTLLDLCAPPHFLVPCYTATLDRWIDPHTQQTHCVAEAYPLVWRYAPLLNALFGIDVQWQPVSVAPELCDPVAIASYYDQFPQLWDDHDWVVRVQNRSLEETQPGLSLEEFNPHGYVFRLFVSGNHNSTEGLLHKVHSFLEQSLSQPYTLKVIDILKHPDRAEQDQVLATPTLLRVWPQPMRRVVGEIDYQEQLLRLID, encoded by the coding sequence ATGGTTGTATATGAGCCATTGAAGGCGATCGCCTTATTTACTCCTGGGGGGGATATTGTTTACTGCATCGATCCGAGTAAACAGAGTCGATGGCATATCGATCTATGCGCTAAATTGCAAACGCTTTTGGATCTTTGTGCCCCCCCTCATTTTTTAGTTCCTTGTTATACAGCAACGTTGGATCGGTGGATCGATCCTCACACTCAGCAAACCCATTGTGTGGCTGAAGCATATCCCCTAGTGTGGCGTTATGCACCTCTTTTAAATGCCCTATTTGGTATTGATGTCCAATGGCAACCTGTATCGGTTGCTCCTGAATTATGCGATCCGGTGGCGATCGCCTCTTACTATGACCAATTTCCCCAACTCTGGGACGATCATGATTGGGTGGTACGAGTCCAAAATCGCTCCTTAGAAGAGACTCAACCGGGCTTATCCCTAGAAGAATTCAACCCCCACGGTTATGTGTTTCGCTTATTTGTCTCTGGAAATCACAACAGTACAGAGGGACTCTTACACAAAGTACATTCGTTTTTAGAACAAAGTCTTTCCCAACCCTACACCCTGAAAGTGATTGATATTCTCAAACATCCCGATCGCGCGGAACAGGATCAGGTCTTAGCCACTCCCACCCTACTCCGGGTTTGGCCCCAACCCATGCGTCGCGTCGTCGGAGAAATTGACTATCAGGAGCAATTGTTGCGCTTAATCGATTAG
- the lspA gene encoding signal peptidase II encodes MKFKKNPLFWILALISLIFDHLVKFWVIQNFELHESWPLMPGVFHFTYVRNYGAAFSLFSENGEWLRWLSLGVSLALMGLALYGPKMTRWEQAGYGFILGGALGNGIDRFVAGYVVDFLDFRLIRFPVFNLADVAINLGIICLLIATIYPEMRRKKQG; translated from the coding sequence ATGAAATTTAAGAAAAATCCCCTATTTTGGATACTGGCGTTAATCAGTTTAATCTTCGATCACCTGGTCAAATTTTGGGTGATCCAAAACTTTGAATTACACGAGAGTTGGCCCCTCATGCCAGGTGTTTTTCATTTTACCTATGTTCGTAATTATGGCGCGGCCTTTAGCTTGTTTAGTGAAAATGGGGAATGGTTACGTTGGCTATCATTAGGGGTGAGTTTGGCACTTATGGGTTTGGCTCTATATGGGCCAAAAATGACTCGCTGGGAACAAGCTGGGTATGGCTTTATTTTGGGCGGTGCTTTAGGAAATGGGATCGATCGCTTTGTAGCTGGGTATGTCGTTGATTTTCTCGATTTTCGCTTGATTCGCTTTCCGGTATTTAATTTAGCCGATGTCGCCATTAATCTCGGTATTATTTGCTTGTTAATCGCTACAATTTATCCAGAAATGAGGAGAAAAAAACAGGGTTAA
- the bioB gene encoding biotin synthase BioB produces MVQAPLSNSSQGLGRSPNSPTLPNESSLGVWLDRLSDQIMAGKRLTRAEALELTQIEGQDNILLLCAAADRVRQECCGNVVDLCSIGNVKSGSCSENCGFCAQSAHHPGKDSPIYGLKSTEEILAQAKAAAAAGAKRFCLVSQGRGPKYSSSKSQEFAQVLETVRQIIDQTDIKPCCALGEVTPEQAQALKEAGVTRYNHNLEASEGFFPSIVSTHQWGDRVETIKNLKAVGIQACAGGILGMGESWEDRVDLALSLRELEVESVPLNLLNPREGTPLEERPRLDPYEALKAIAIFRLILPEQIIRYAGGREVVMGELQSLGLQAGINAMLIGHYLTTLGQPPEADHQMLTSLGLEGGEAPIPGQP; encoded by the coding sequence GTGGTTCAAGCACCATTATCGAATTCATCTCAGGGGTTAGGGCGATCGCCTAACTCCCCTACCCTCCCTAATGAATCCTCATTAGGGGTATGGCTCGATCGCCTCAGCGATCAGATTATGGCCGGTAAACGGCTCACCAGAGCAGAAGCCCTGGAACTGACGCAAATTGAAGGCCAGGATAATATTCTCTTACTCTGTGCTGCCGCCGATCGCGTGCGTCAAGAATGCTGTGGTAATGTGGTCGATCTGTGCAGTATCGGCAACGTTAAATCCGGCAGTTGTTCCGAAAATTGCGGCTTTTGTGCCCAGTCTGCTCACCATCCGGGGAAAGATTCCCCCATTTACGGACTCAAATCCACAGAAGAAATTTTAGCCCAAGCTAAAGCCGCCGCAGCCGCAGGCGCAAAACGCTTCTGTCTGGTGAGTCAGGGACGGGGGCCGAAATATAGCAGTTCCAAATCCCAAGAATTTGCCCAGGTTTTAGAAACGGTTCGTCAAATTATTGACCAAACCGACATTAAGCCCTGTTGCGCCCTCGGTGAAGTCACCCCCGAACAAGCCCAGGCCCTTAAAGAGGCTGGTGTAACCCGCTATAACCATAACCTAGAAGCCTCTGAGGGCTTTTTCCCGTCCATTGTCAGCACCCACCAATGGGGCGATCGCGTAGAAACGATCAAAAACCTCAAAGCCGTGGGGATTCAAGCCTGTGCGGGCGGCATTTTAGGCATGGGAGAAAGCTGGGAAGACCGAGTAGATTTAGCCCTCTCCCTCCGGGAGTTAGAAGTCGAATCTGTACCCTTAAATCTGCTCAATCCCCGCGAAGGAACACCGTTAGAAGAGCGTCCCCGACTCGATCCCTATGAAGCGCTGAAGGCGATCGCCATTTTCCGCTTGATCCTACCCGAACAAATCATCCGCTATGCCGGTGGACGGGAAGTCGTCATGGGAGAACTGCAATCTCTGGGACTACAAGCTGGGATTAACGCCATGCTCATTGGTCACTATCTCACCACCCTCGGACAACCTCCAGAAGCCGATCATCAAATGCTCACTTCTTTAGGACTTGAAGGGGGAGAAGCCCCCATTCCTGGACAGCCTTGA
- a CDS encoding biotin transporter BioY: protein MKSSSVIRLNELLWAFIGLLLTIGGTFLKVFIASPKLSFEDHLLSLHFLGVTYQIGAVLLVGCMGGKKAGVLSQIGYLIMGLTWFPVFYQGGGLDYLKEPSFGYLLGFIPGAWICGVLAFRFPPRLECLALSCLGGLVGIHFTGILYLSLTELFVWTPESGQQLLDTIMQYSLFPLPGQLVVACAATVIAYLLRHLMFY from the coding sequence TTGAAATCCAGCAGCGTGATTCGTTTAAATGAACTGTTGTGGGCCTTTATTGGCCTACTCCTTACCATCGGGGGAACTTTTTTAAAAGTCTTTATTGCTTCCCCCAAATTATCTTTTGAAGATCATCTTTTATCCCTCCATTTTCTAGGCGTAACCTATCAAATTGGAGCCGTTTTATTAGTCGGGTGCATGGGCGGGAAAAAAGCCGGAGTTTTATCCCAAATCGGCTATTTAATTATGGGATTAACTTGGTTTCCTGTCTTTTATCAAGGTGGAGGATTAGACTATCTCAAAGAACCCTCTTTTGGCTATTTGCTCGGATTTATTCCAGGAGCCTGGATTTGTGGGGTATTAGCCTTTCGCTTTCCCCCGCGTTTAGAATGTTTAGCCCTCAGTTGTCTGGGTGGATTAGTCGGTATCCATTTCACCGGTATCTTATATTTAAGTTTAACCGAGCTATTTGTCTGGACTCCCGAAAGCGGCCAACAACTTTTAGATACAATTATGCAATATTCTCTATTTCCCCTTCCCGGACAACTGGTTGTCGCTTGTGCAGCCACAGTGATTGCTTATCTATTGCGCCATCTGATGTTTTATTAA